A single genomic interval of Phocoena sinus isolate mPhoSin1 chromosome 15, mPhoSin1.pri, whole genome shotgun sequence harbors:
- the MAPK3 gene encoding mitogen-activated protein kinase 3 isoform X1 codes for MAAAAAAQGGGGGEPRGTDGVGPGVPGEVEIVKGQPFDVGPRYTQLQYIGEGAYGMVSSAYDHVRKTRVAIKKISPFEHQTYCQRTLREIQILLRFRHENVIGIRDILRAPTLEAMRDVYIVQDLMETDLYKLLKSQQLSNDHICYFLYQILRGLKYIHSANVLHRDLKPSNLLINTTCDLKICDFGLARIADPEHDHTGFLTEYVATRWYRAPEIMLNSKGYTKSIDIWSVGCILAEMLSNRPIFPGKHYLDQLNHILGILGSPSQEDLNCIINMKARNYLQSLPSKTKVAWAKLFPKSDPKALDLLDRMLTFNPNKRITVEEALAHPYLEQYYDPTDEPVAEEPFTFDMELDDLPKERLKELIFQETARFQPGVLEAP; via the exons atggcggcggcggcggcggctcaggggggcgggggcggggagcccCGGGGAACTGACGGGGTCGGCCCGGGGGTCCCGGGGGAAGTAGAGATAGTGAAGGGGCAGCCGTTCGACGTGGGCCCGCGCTACACGCAGCTGCAGTACATCGGCGAGGGCGCGTATGGCATGGTCAG CTCAGCTTACGACCACGTGCGCAAGACTCGAGTGGCCATCAAGAAAATCAGCCCCTTTGAGCATCAGACCTACTGCCAGCGTACGTTGCGAGAGATCCAGATCTTGCTGCGCTTCCGCCATGAGAACGTCATCGGCATCCGAGACATTCTGCGGGCACCCACCCTGGAAGCCATGAGGGATGT CTACATTGTGCAAGACCTGATGGAGACAGACCTGTACAAGTTGCTTAAAAGCCAGCAGCTGAGCAACGACCACATCTGCTACTTCCTCTACCAAATCCTGCGGGGCCTCAAGTATATCCATTCCGCCAACGTGCTCCACCGGGATTTAAAGCCCTCCAACCTGCTCATCAACACCACCTGCGACCTTAAG ATCTGTGATTTTGGTCTTGCCCGGATTGCCGATCCTGAGCACGACCACACTGGCTTTCTGACGGAATACGTGGCTACACGCTGGTACCGGGCCCCAGAGATCATGCTTAACTCCAAG ggctACACCAAGTCCATCGACATCTGGTCTGTGGGCTGCATTCTGGCTGAGATGCTCTCCAACCGGCCCATCTTCCCGGGCAAGCACTACCTGGACCAGCTCAACCACATTCTGG GTATCCTGGGCTCCCCCTCCCAGGAGGACCTGAATTGTATCATCAACATGAAGGCCCGAAACTACCTACAGTCTCTACCCTCCAAGACCAAGGTGGCCTGGGCCAAGCTTTTTCCCAAGTCGGACCCCAAAG CTCTTGACCTGCTGGACCGGATGTTGACCTTTAACCCCAACAAACGGATCACAGTGGAAGAAGCACTGGCTCACCCCTACCTGGAGCAGTACTACGACCCAACAGATGAG CCAGTGGCCGAGGAACCTTTCACCTTCGACATGGAGCTGGATGATCTACCCAAGGAGCGGCTGAAGGAGCTCATCTTCCAGGAGACAGCCCGTTTCCAGCCTGGGGTGCTGGAGGCACCCTAA
- the MAPK3 gene encoding mitogen-activated protein kinase 3 isoform X2 → MAWSAYDHVRKTRVAIKKISPFEHQTYCQRTLREIQILLRFRHENVIGIRDILRAPTLEAMRDVYIVQDLMETDLYKLLKSQQLSNDHICYFLYQILRGLKYIHSANVLHRDLKPSNLLINTTCDLKICDFGLARIADPEHDHTGFLTEYVATRWYRAPEIMLNSKGYTKSIDIWSVGCILAEMLSNRPIFPGKHYLDQLNHILGILGSPSQEDLNCIINMKARNYLQSLPSKTKVAWAKLFPKSDPKALDLLDRMLTFNPNKRITVEEALAHPYLEQYYDPTDEPVAEEPFTFDMELDDLPKERLKELIFQETARFQPGVLEAP, encoded by the exons ATGGCATGGTCAG CTTACGACCACGTGCGCAAGACTCGAGTGGCCATCAAGAAAATCAGCCCCTTTGAGCATCAGACCTACTGCCAGCGTACGTTGCGAGAGATCCAGATCTTGCTGCGCTTCCGCCATGAGAACGTCATCGGCATCCGAGACATTCTGCGGGCACCCACCCTGGAAGCCATGAGGGATGT CTACATTGTGCAAGACCTGATGGAGACAGACCTGTACAAGTTGCTTAAAAGCCAGCAGCTGAGCAACGACCACATCTGCTACTTCCTCTACCAAATCCTGCGGGGCCTCAAGTATATCCATTCCGCCAACGTGCTCCACCGGGATTTAAAGCCCTCCAACCTGCTCATCAACACCACCTGCGACCTTAAG ATCTGTGATTTTGGTCTTGCCCGGATTGCCGATCCTGAGCACGACCACACTGGCTTTCTGACGGAATACGTGGCTACACGCTGGTACCGGGCCCCAGAGATCATGCTTAACTCCAAG ggctACACCAAGTCCATCGACATCTGGTCTGTGGGCTGCATTCTGGCTGAGATGCTCTCCAACCGGCCCATCTTCCCGGGCAAGCACTACCTGGACCAGCTCAACCACATTCTGG GTATCCTGGGCTCCCCCTCCCAGGAGGACCTGAATTGTATCATCAACATGAAGGCCCGAAACTACCTACAGTCTCTACCCTCCAAGACCAAGGTGGCCTGGGCCAAGCTTTTTCCCAAGTCGGACCCCAAAG CTCTTGACCTGCTGGACCGGATGTTGACCTTTAACCCCAACAAACGGATCACAGTGGAAGAAGCACTGGCTCACCCCTACCTGGAGCAGTACTACGACCCAACAGATGAG CCAGTGGCCGAGGAACCTTTCACCTTCGACATGGAGCTGGATGATCTACCCAAGGAGCGGCTGAAGGAGCTCATCTTCCAGGAGACAGCCCGTTTCCAGCCTGGGGTGCTGGAGGCACCCTAA
- the GDPD3 gene encoding lysophospholipase D GDPD3 — translation MSPLLYYALPALSSYVMLSIFFLRRPRLLHAPWVSAFCPRLGAHRGGSGERLENTMEAMENAVAQRADLLELDCQLTRDGVVVVSHDKNLSRQSGVNRDVGSLDFEELPLYKEELEVYFSPGHFAHGSDRHMVRLEDVFRRFPRMPMSVEVKEENEELICKIAGLVRHYERDEITIWASEKSSVMKKCKAANPEMPTAFTISRGFWVLLLYYLGLLPFISIPERFLISFLPTIINRTYFPFSCSGLNQLAAVVSKWLIMRKSLIQHLEQRGVQVVFWCLNEESDFEVAFRLGATGVITDYPTALRRYLDNHGPPAPAS, via the exons ATGAGCCCTCTGCTGTACTACGCCCTGCCTGCCCTGAGCAGCTATGTCATGCTCTCCATCTTCTTCCTGCGCCGACCTCGCCTGCTGCATGCGCCGTGGGTTTCAGCCTTCTGTCCCCGCCTGGGGGCCCACCGGGGAG GATCTGGAGAGCGCCTGGAGAACACCATGGAGGCCATGGAAAA CGCCGTGGCCCAGAGAGCCGACCTCCTGGAGCTCGACTGCCAGCTGACTCGGGATGGCGTGGTGGTGGTGTCACACGACAAGAACCTGTCCCGCCAGTCAGGCGTGAACAGGGATGTGGGCAGCCTGGACTTTGAG GAGCTGCCCCTCTACAAGGAAGAGCTGGAGGTTTACTTCTCCCCGG GCCACTTTGCACACGGGTCAGACAGGCACATGGTGCGTCTGGAGGACGTGTTCCGGAGGTTTCCGCGGATGCCCATGAGCGTGGAGgtcaaagaggaaaatgaagagcTCATTTGCAAG atAGCGGGCCTGGTGAGGCACTATGAACGCGATGAAATCACCATCTGGGCCTCGGAGAAGAGCTCAGTCATGAAGAAGTGCAAGGCCGCT AACCCTGAGATGCCCACCGCCTTCACAATAAGCCGAGGATTCTGGGTGCTGCTGCTCTATTACCTGGGGCTGCTGCCCTTCATCTCGATCCCTGAGAGGTTCCTCATCTCTTTCCTGCCCACCATCATCAACAG GACCTACTTCCCATTTTCCTGCTCTGGGCTGAATCAGCTGGCGGCTGTGGTTTCCAAATG gcTCATCATGAGGAAAAGTCTGATCCAGCACCTGGAGCAGCGAGGGGTGCAG gTGGTATTTTGGTGCCTTAATGAAGAGTCAGATTTTGAAGTGGCCTTCCGCCTGGGGGCCACTGGCGTCATAACTGATTACCCGACAGCCCTGAGGCGCTACCTGGACAACCATGGACCACCTGCCCCGGCCTCCTAA
- the YPEL3 gene encoding LOW QUALITY PROTEIN: protein yippee-like 3 (The sequence of the model RefSeq protein was modified relative to this genomic sequence to represent the inferred CDS: inserted 1 base in 1 codon) — translation MSVARVLTAHXPPLQALGSLCSPWAAPRVGPLPLAPAMVRISKPKTFQAYLDDCHRRYSCAHCRAHLANHDDLISKSFQGSQGRAYLFNSVVNVGCGPAEERVLLTGLHAVADIHCENCKTTLGWKYEQAFESSQKYKEGKYIIELNHMIKDNGWD, via the exons ATGTCTGTGGCCCGGGTCCTGACAGCCC TCCCTCCGCTGCAGGCACTGGGCTCCCTCTGCTCCCCGTGGGCCGCTCCCCGCGTGGGGCCACTGCCCCTGGCCCCCGCCATGGTGCGGATTTCAAAGCCCAAGACGTTTCAGGCCTACTTGGATGATTGTCACCGGAGGTATAGCTGTGCCCACTGCCGTGCTCACCTGGCCAACCACGACGACCTCATCTCCAAG TCCTTCCAGGGTAGTCAGGGGCGTGCCTACCTCTTCAACTCTGT GGTGAACGTGGGCTGCGGGCCAGCCGAGGAGCGGGTGCTGCTGACAGGCCTCCATGCTGTTGCTGACATCCACTGCGAAAACTGCAAGACCACTTTGGGCTGGAAATAT GAACAGGCCTTCGAGAGCAGCCAGAAGTACAAAGAGGGGAAGTACATCATTGAACTCAACCACATGATCAAAGACAATGGCTGGGACTGA
- the TBX6 gene encoding T-box transcription factor TBX6 isoform X1: MYHPRELYPSLGTGYRLGAPQPGADSSFPPALAEGYRYPDLDTPKLDCFLSGIEAAPRTLAAPPPLPPLPPTLGTEAPPPAPESLHPLPGVSLSLDNRELWKEFNSVGTEMIITKAGRRMFPACRVSVTGLDPEARYLFLLDVVPVDGARYRWQGRRWEPSGKAEPRLPDRVYIHPDSPATGAHWMRQPVSFHRVKLTNSTLDPHGHVRPRLGPPDKGWGWDQGRGSLLFLPSQLILHSMHKYQPRIHLVRAAQLCSQHWGGVASFRFPETMFISVTAYQNPRITQLKIAANPFAKGFRENGRNCKRERDARVKRKLRGPEPVATATYGSGDAPGGPCDSTLGGDARESDPEQAPAPGEAAPAPAPPCGGPSAEAYLLHPAAFHGAPGHLPTRNPSFPEAPDSGRPAPYSAAFLELQPGPPGSGYPAAAPPASFASHFLQGGPFPLPYPGPGAYLDVGSKPMY, from the exons ATGTACCATCCACGAGAGTTGTACCCCTCCCTGGGGACCGGCTACCGCCTAGGGGCCCCCCAGCCCGGAGCAGATTCCAGCTTTCCGCCTGCCCTGGCAGAGGGCTACCGCTACCCCG ATCTGGACACTCCCAAACTGGATTGCTTCCTCTCCGGGATTGAGGCTGCTCCCCGAACTCTGGCCGCTCCCCCACCTCTACCCCCGCTGCCCCCAACCCTGGGCACTGAGgcgcctcctccagccccagagaGCCTTCATCCACTCCCCGGAGTCAGCCTGAGCCTGGACAACCGGGAGTTGTGGAAAGAGTTCAACTCCGTGGGAACAGAGATGATCATCACCAAAGCTGGGAG GCGCATGTTCCCTGCTTGCCGAGTATCAGTCACTGGCCTGGACCCCGAGGCCCGCTACCTGTTTCTTCTGGATGTGGTTCCGGTGGACGGGGCTCGCTACCGCTGGCAGGGCCGGCGCTGGGAGCCCAGCGGCAAGGCAGAGCCCCGCCTGCCTGACCGCGTTTACATTCATCCTGACTCTCCTGCCACCGGTGCCCACTGGATGCGGCAGCCTGTGTCTTTCCATCGTGTCAAGCTCACCAACAGCACGCTGGACCCCCATGGCCACGTGAGGCCCAGGCTGGGACCCCCGGATAAGGGTTGGGGGTGGGACCAGGGTAGGGGGTCACTCCTGTTTCTTCCCTCCCAGCTGATCTTGCACTCCATGCATAAGTATCAGCCCCGCATACACCTGGTGCGGGCCGCCCAGCTTTGCAGCCAGCACTGGGGGGGCGTTGCCTCCTTCCGCTTCCCCGAGACCATGTTCATCTCCGTGACAGCCTACCAGAACCCACGG ATCACTCAACTGAAGATCGCAGCCAACCCCTTTGCCAAGGGCTTCCGGGAGAATGGCAGAAACTGTAAGAG GGAGCGAGACGCCCGTGTGAAGAGGAAACTGCGGGGCCCAGAGCCAGTAGCCACAGCGACCTATGGGAGTGGAG ATGCACCGGGTGGTCCCTGTGATTCCACACTGGGTGGGGACGCTCGTGAGTCAGATCCAGAGCAGGCCCCAGCGCCCGGGGAAGCTGCCCCggccccagctcctccctgtgGTGGCCCCAGTGCTGAGGCCTACCTTCTGCACCCTGCAGCTTTCCACGGGGCCCCTGGTCACCTTCCGACCAG GAACCCCAGCTTCCCTGAGGCTCCAGACTCTGGGCGCCCAGCCCCCTACTCAGCTGCCTTCCTGGAGCTGCAGCCCGGGCCACCAGGCTCAGGATACCCAGCAGCGGCACCCCCAGCGTCCTTTGCCTCGCACTTCCTCCAAGGCggccccttccctctgccctacCCTGGGCCTGGGGCTTACCTGGATGTGGGCTCCAAACCAATGTACTGA
- the TBX6 gene encoding T-box transcription factor TBX6 isoform X2 — translation MYHPRELYPSLGTGYRLGAPQPGADSSFPPALAEGYRYPDLDTPKLDCFLSGIEAAPRTLAAPPPLPPLPPTLGTEAPPPAPESLHPLPGVSLSLDNRELWKEFNSVGTEMIITKAGRRMFPACRVSVTGLDPEARYLFLLDVVPVDGARYRWQGRRWEPSGKAEPRLPDRVYIHPDSPATGAHWMRQPVSFHRVKLTNSTLDPHGHLILHSMHKYQPRIHLVRAAQLCSQHWGGVASFRFPETMFISVTAYQNPRITQLKIAANPFAKGFRENGRNCKRERDARVKRKLRGPEPVATATYGSGDAPGGPCDSTLGGDARESDPEQAPAPGEAAPAPAPPCGGPSAEAYLLHPAAFHGAPGHLPTRNPSFPEAPDSGRPAPYSAAFLELQPGPPGSGYPAAAPPASFASHFLQGGPFPLPYPGPGAYLDVGSKPMY, via the exons ATGTACCATCCACGAGAGTTGTACCCCTCCCTGGGGACCGGCTACCGCCTAGGGGCCCCCCAGCCCGGAGCAGATTCCAGCTTTCCGCCTGCCCTGGCAGAGGGCTACCGCTACCCCG ATCTGGACACTCCCAAACTGGATTGCTTCCTCTCCGGGATTGAGGCTGCTCCCCGAACTCTGGCCGCTCCCCCACCTCTACCCCCGCTGCCCCCAACCCTGGGCACTGAGgcgcctcctccagccccagagaGCCTTCATCCACTCCCCGGAGTCAGCCTGAGCCTGGACAACCGGGAGTTGTGGAAAGAGTTCAACTCCGTGGGAACAGAGATGATCATCACCAAAGCTGGGAG GCGCATGTTCCCTGCTTGCCGAGTATCAGTCACTGGCCTGGACCCCGAGGCCCGCTACCTGTTTCTTCTGGATGTGGTTCCGGTGGACGGGGCTCGCTACCGCTGGCAGGGCCGGCGCTGGGAGCCCAGCGGCAAGGCAGAGCCCCGCCTGCCTGACCGCGTTTACATTCATCCTGACTCTCCTGCCACCGGTGCCCACTGGATGCGGCAGCCTGTGTCTTTCCATCGTGTCAAGCTCACCAACAGCACGCTGGACCCCCATGGCCAC CTGATCTTGCACTCCATGCATAAGTATCAGCCCCGCATACACCTGGTGCGGGCCGCCCAGCTTTGCAGCCAGCACTGGGGGGGCGTTGCCTCCTTCCGCTTCCCCGAGACCATGTTCATCTCCGTGACAGCCTACCAGAACCCACGG ATCACTCAACTGAAGATCGCAGCCAACCCCTTTGCCAAGGGCTTCCGGGAGAATGGCAGAAACTGTAAGAG GGAGCGAGACGCCCGTGTGAAGAGGAAACTGCGGGGCCCAGAGCCAGTAGCCACAGCGACCTATGGGAGTGGAG ATGCACCGGGTGGTCCCTGTGATTCCACACTGGGTGGGGACGCTCGTGAGTCAGATCCAGAGCAGGCCCCAGCGCCCGGGGAAGCTGCCCCggccccagctcctccctgtgGTGGCCCCAGTGCTGAGGCCTACCTTCTGCACCCTGCAGCTTTCCACGGGGCCCCTGGTCACCTTCCGACCAG GAACCCCAGCTTCCCTGAGGCTCCAGACTCTGGGCGCCCAGCCCCCTACTCAGCTGCCTTCCTGGAGCTGCAGCCCGGGCCACCAGGCTCAGGATACCCAGCAGCGGCACCCCCAGCGTCCTTTGCCTCGCACTTCCTCCAAGGCggccccttccctctgccctacCCTGGGCCTGGGGCTTACCTGGATGTGGGCTCCAAACCAATGTACTGA
- the PPP4C gene encoding serine/threonine-protein phosphatase 4 catalytic subunit isoform X4 — protein sequence MAEISDLDRQIEQLRRCELIKESEVKALCAKAREILVEESNVQRVDSPVTVCGDIHGQFYDLKELFRVRYPDRITLIRGNHESRQITQVYGFYDECLRKYGSVTVWRYCTEIFDYLSLSAIIDGKIFCVHGGLSPSIQTLDQIRTIDRKQEVPHDGPMCDLLWSDPEDTTGWGVSPRGAGYLFGSDVVAQFNAANDIDMICRAHQLVMEGYKWHFNETVLTVWSAPNYCYRCGNVAAILELDEHLQKDFIIFEAAPQETRGIPSKKPVADYFL from the exons ATGGCGGAGATCAGCGACCTGGACCGGCAGATCGAGCAGCTGCGGCGCTGCGAGCTCATCAAGGAGAGCGAAGTTAAGGCCCTGTGCGCTAAGGCTAG AGAGATCTTGGTGGAGGAGAGCAACGTGCAGAGGGTGGACTCGCCAGTCACA GTATGCGGTGACATCCATGGACAATTCTATGACCTCAAGGAGCTGTTCAGA GTTCGCTATCCTGACCGCATCACCCTGATCCGGGGCAACCACGAAAGCCGTCAGATCACCCAGGTCTACGGCTTTTATGACGAGTGTCTGCGCAAGTACGGCTCGGTGACCGTGTGGCGCTACTGCACTGAGATCTTTGACTACCTCAGCCTGTCGGCCATCATCGATGGCAAG ATCTTCTGTGTGCACGGGGGCCTTTCCCCCTCCATCCAGACACTGGACCAGATCCGGACAATTGACCGAAAGCAAGAGGTGCCTCATGACGGGCCCATGTGTGACCTGCTCTGGTCCGACCCTGAAG ACACAACAGGCTGGGGCGTGAGCCCCCGTGGGGCTGGCTACCTATTTGGCAGTGACGTGGTGGCCCAGTTCAATGCAGCCAACGACATTGACATGATCTGCCGCGCCCACCAACTGGTGATGGAAGGTTACAAGTGGCACTTCAACGAGACTGTACTCACTGTGTGGTCGGCACCCAACTACTGCTACCG CTGTGGGAATGTGGCAGCCATCTTGGAGCTGGACGAGCATCTCCAGAAAGATTTCATCATCTTTGAGGCCGCTCCCCAAGAGACACGGGGCATCCCCTCCAAAAAGCCCGTGGCTGACTACTTCCTGTGA
- the PPP4C gene encoding serine/threonine-protein phosphatase 4 catalytic subunit isoform X1 — protein MAEISDLDRQIEQLRRCELIKESEVKALCAKAREILVEESNVQRVDSPVTVCGDIHGQFYDLKELFRVGGDVPETNYLFMGDFVDRGFYSVETFLLLLALKVRYPDRITLIRGNHESRQITQVYGFYDECLRKYGSVTVWRYCTEIFDYLSLSAIIDGKIFCVHGGLSPSIQTLDQIRTIDRKQEVPHDGPMCDLLWSDPEDTTGWGVSPRGAGYLFGSDVVAQFNAANDIDMICRAHQLVMEGYKWHFNETVLTVWSAPNYCYRCGNVAAILELDEHLQKDFIIFEAAPQETRGIPSKKPVADYFL, from the exons ATGGCGGAGATCAGCGACCTGGACCGGCAGATCGAGCAGCTGCGGCGCTGCGAGCTCATCAAGGAGAGCGAAGTTAAGGCCCTGTGCGCTAAGGCTAG AGAGATCTTGGTGGAGGAGAGCAACGTGCAGAGGGTGGACTCGCCAGTCACA GTATGCGGTGACATCCATGGACAATTCTATGACCTCAAGGAGCTGTTCAGA gtggGAGGCGATGTCCCTGAGACTAACTACCTCTTCATGGGGGACTTTGTGGATCGTGGTTTCTACAGTGTCGAAACGTTCCTCCTGCTGCTGGCACTTAAG GTTCGCTATCCTGACCGCATCACCCTGATCCGGGGCAACCACGAAAGCCGTCAGATCACCCAGGTCTACGGCTTTTATGACGAGTGTCTGCGCAAGTACGGCTCGGTGACCGTGTGGCGCTACTGCACTGAGATCTTTGACTACCTCAGCCTGTCGGCCATCATCGATGGCAAG ATCTTCTGTGTGCACGGGGGCCTTTCCCCCTCCATCCAGACACTGGACCAGATCCGGACAATTGACCGAAAGCAAGAGGTGCCTCATGACGGGCCCATGTGTGACCTGCTCTGGTCCGACCCTGAAG ACACAACAGGCTGGGGCGTGAGCCCCCGTGGGGCTGGCTACCTATTTGGCAGTGACGTGGTGGCCCAGTTCAATGCAGCCAACGACATTGACATGATCTGCCGCGCCCACCAACTGGTGATGGAAGGTTACAAGTGGCACTTCAACGAGACTGTACTCACTGTGTGGTCGGCACCCAACTACTGCTACCG CTGTGGGAATGTGGCAGCCATCTTGGAGCTGGACGAGCATCTCCAGAAAGATTTCATCATCTTTGAGGCCGCTCCCCAAGAGACACGGGGCATCCCCTCCAAAAAGCCCGTGGCTGACTACTTCCTGTGA
- the PPP4C gene encoding serine/threonine-protein phosphatase 4 catalytic subunit isoform X2, with amino-acid sequence MSSHVADVWHKTQYREILVEESNVQRVDSPVTVCGDIHGQFYDLKELFRVGGDVPETNYLFMGDFVDRGFYSVETFLLLLALKVRYPDRITLIRGNHESRQITQVYGFYDECLRKYGSVTVWRYCTEIFDYLSLSAIIDGKIFCVHGGLSPSIQTLDQIRTIDRKQEVPHDGPMCDLLWSDPEDTTGWGVSPRGAGYLFGSDVVAQFNAANDIDMICRAHQLVMEGYKWHFNETVLTVWSAPNYCYRCGNVAAILELDEHLQKDFIIFEAAPQETRGIPSKKPVADYFL; translated from the exons ATGAGCAGTCACGTGGCGGATGTTTGGCACAAGACGCAGTACAG AGAGATCTTGGTGGAGGAGAGCAACGTGCAGAGGGTGGACTCGCCAGTCACA GTATGCGGTGACATCCATGGACAATTCTATGACCTCAAGGAGCTGTTCAGA gtggGAGGCGATGTCCCTGAGACTAACTACCTCTTCATGGGGGACTTTGTGGATCGTGGTTTCTACAGTGTCGAAACGTTCCTCCTGCTGCTGGCACTTAAG GTTCGCTATCCTGACCGCATCACCCTGATCCGGGGCAACCACGAAAGCCGTCAGATCACCCAGGTCTACGGCTTTTATGACGAGTGTCTGCGCAAGTACGGCTCGGTGACCGTGTGGCGCTACTGCACTGAGATCTTTGACTACCTCAGCCTGTCGGCCATCATCGATGGCAAG ATCTTCTGTGTGCACGGGGGCCTTTCCCCCTCCATCCAGACACTGGACCAGATCCGGACAATTGACCGAAAGCAAGAGGTGCCTCATGACGGGCCCATGTGTGACCTGCTCTGGTCCGACCCTGAAG ACACAACAGGCTGGGGCGTGAGCCCCCGTGGGGCTGGCTACCTATTTGGCAGTGACGTGGTGGCCCAGTTCAATGCAGCCAACGACATTGACATGATCTGCCGCGCCCACCAACTGGTGATGGAAGGTTACAAGTGGCACTTCAACGAGACTGTACTCACTGTGTGGTCGGCACCCAACTACTGCTACCG CTGTGGGAATGTGGCAGCCATCTTGGAGCTGGACGAGCATCTCCAGAAAGATTTCATCATCTTTGAGGCCGCTCCCCAAGAGACACGGGGCATCCCCTCCAAAAAGCCCGTGGCTGACTACTTCCTGTGA
- the PPP4C gene encoding serine/threonine-protein phosphatase 4 catalytic subunit isoform X3 yields the protein MGRVFGVVGGMLLTRAEELSLVCGDIHGQFYDLKELFRVGGDVPETNYLFMGDFVDRGFYSVETFLLLLALKVRYPDRITLIRGNHESRQITQVYGFYDECLRKYGSVTVWRYCTEIFDYLSLSAIIDGKIFCVHGGLSPSIQTLDQIRTIDRKQEVPHDGPMCDLLWSDPEDTTGWGVSPRGAGYLFGSDVVAQFNAANDIDMICRAHQLVMEGYKWHFNETVLTVWSAPNYCYRCGNVAAILELDEHLQKDFIIFEAAPQETRGIPSKKPVADYFL from the exons ATGGGCAGGGTCTTTGGAGTCGTTGGAGGGATGCTCTTGACCAGGGCAGAAGAACTCAGTTTG GTATGCGGTGACATCCATGGACAATTCTATGACCTCAAGGAGCTGTTCAGA gtggGAGGCGATGTCCCTGAGACTAACTACCTCTTCATGGGGGACTTTGTGGATCGTGGTTTCTACAGTGTCGAAACGTTCCTCCTGCTGCTGGCACTTAAG GTTCGCTATCCTGACCGCATCACCCTGATCCGGGGCAACCACGAAAGCCGTCAGATCACCCAGGTCTACGGCTTTTATGACGAGTGTCTGCGCAAGTACGGCTCGGTGACCGTGTGGCGCTACTGCACTGAGATCTTTGACTACCTCAGCCTGTCGGCCATCATCGATGGCAAG ATCTTCTGTGTGCACGGGGGCCTTTCCCCCTCCATCCAGACACTGGACCAGATCCGGACAATTGACCGAAAGCAAGAGGTGCCTCATGACGGGCCCATGTGTGACCTGCTCTGGTCCGACCCTGAAG ACACAACAGGCTGGGGCGTGAGCCCCCGTGGGGCTGGCTACCTATTTGGCAGTGACGTGGTGGCCCAGTTCAATGCAGCCAACGACATTGACATGATCTGCCGCGCCCACCAACTGGTGATGGAAGGTTACAAGTGGCACTTCAACGAGACTGTACTCACTGTGTGGTCGGCACCCAACTACTGCTACCG CTGTGGGAATGTGGCAGCCATCTTGGAGCTGGACGAGCATCTCCAGAAAGATTTCATCATCTTTGAGGCCGCTCCCCAAGAGACACGGGGCATCCCCTCCAAAAAGCCCGTGGCTGACTACTTCCTGTGA